One Glycine max cultivar Williams 82 chromosome 6, Glycine_max_v4.0, whole genome shotgun sequence DNA segment encodes these proteins:
- the LOC100779964 gene encoding protein THYLAKOID FORMATION1, chloroplastic — protein MATVTSSFSFSTLTQSSSPRNLSTLSSNSPTFRIRVGFSCHYVGVRASNSASKIVVRCSSAVAEPPTVSETKLNFLKAYKRPIPSIYNTVLQELIVQQHLMRYKRSYRYDAVFALGFVTVYEQLMEGYPSDEDRDAIFQAYIQALKEDPEQYRVDAKKLEEWARAQNPTSLVDFSSREGEVEGILKDIAERAGGKGDFSYSRFFAIGLFRLLELANAMEPTILEKLCAVLNVDKRSVDRDLDVYRNLLSKLVQAKELLKEYVDREKKKREERAEPQKSNEAITQQQQFSSL, from the exons ATGGCCACTGttacttcttctttctctttctccacTCTCACTCAATCTTCTTCGCCGAGGAACCTCTCCACACTCTCTTCCAATTCACCAACTTTTCGCATCCGCGTTGGTTTCTCCTGTCACTATGTTGGAGTTCGAGCTTCCAATTCCGCTTCCAAAATAGTCGTTCGATGCTCCTCTGCCGTCGCAG AACCTCCAACTGTTTCTGAGACAAAGTTAAATTTTCTCAAGGCATATAAGCGGCCAATTCCTAGTATCTACAACACCGTGCTGCAGGAGCTCATTGTCCAGCAACATTTAATGAGATACAAGAGATCGTATCGCTATGACGCCGTATTTGCCCTTGGCTTTGTCACTGTATATGAGCAACTCATGGAAGGGTATCCAAGTGATGAGGACCGAGATGCCATCTTCCAAGCATACATTCAGGCATTGAAAGAAGATCCTGAACAATACAG AGTAGATGCAAAGAAATTGGAAGAGTGGGCTCGGGCCCAAAACCCCACTTCACTAGTAGATTTTTCATCTAGAGAAGGAGAAGTTGAGGGTATATTAAAGGATATCGCAGAAAGAGCAGGAGGAAAGGGGGATTTCAGTTATAGTCGTTTCTTTGCAATAGGCCTCTTTCGTCTTCTTGAGTTAGCAAATGCAATGGAACCAACAATTTTGGAAAAG CTCTGTGCAGTTTTGAATGTCGACAAAAGAAGTGTGGATCGGGACTTGGATGTCTATCGTAACTTGCTTTCTAAGTTGGTCCAAGCTAAAGAGCTTCTAAAGGAATATGTTGACAG ggagaagaagaaaagagaagaaagggcTGAACCACAAAAGTCTAATGAGGCCATTACACAACAACAGCAATTTTCTAGCCTTTAG